One segment of Polyangiaceae bacterium DNA contains the following:
- a CDS encoding VWA domain-containing protein, which translates to MSDLVVPFIYALRERRLSVGAQEAVQLSRALEMGLHQNSLDGFYYVARALLVHRESDLDKFDEAFLAHFRGVVIETTSALAELEQWLKDPKILEGLSDEQKAALQELSPEELRELLEQRLREQQERHDGGNRWIGTGGTSPFGTGGYHPSGISMRSGSQGRGGRSAMGMADARRYRPYRSDLVLDVRQIQVALRKLRSFTREGAEDELDIEATIDATAKNAGELEIVLRPPRRSNTRVLLMMDVGGSMDPYAHTCSQLFSAAKRASNFRELRTHYFHNTVYGRVYGTDALMEPTDVNHLLDQLNPRWKVVFVGDAAMAPGELLGTGPWGAPGGMNGLDWLMLIASRFERCVWLNPDPPNYWGGGTCKAIGEVFPMFPLTLEGLSEAMASLSKAPKRGGH; encoded by the coding sequence GTGAGCGATCTGGTGGTGCCGTTCATCTACGCCCTGCGCGAGCGTCGCTTGTCGGTCGGCGCTCAGGAAGCGGTGCAGTTGTCGCGAGCGCTGGAGATGGGGCTGCACCAGAACAGCTTGGACGGTTTCTACTACGTCGCGCGCGCACTGCTCGTGCATCGCGAGAGCGATCTGGACAAGTTCGACGAAGCATTCCTCGCCCATTTTCGCGGCGTCGTGATCGAGACGACCAGCGCTTTGGCGGAGCTCGAGCAGTGGCTGAAGGACCCGAAGATCCTGGAAGGCTTGAGCGACGAGCAGAAGGCCGCGCTGCAGGAACTATCGCCGGAGGAGCTACGCGAGCTCTTGGAGCAACGCTTGCGCGAGCAGCAAGAGCGCCACGACGGTGGCAATCGTTGGATTGGCACGGGCGGCACGAGCCCCTTTGGTACCGGCGGCTATCACCCCAGCGGGATCAGCATGCGCTCTGGCAGCCAGGGTCGCGGCGGACGCAGTGCCATGGGCATGGCCGATGCGCGGCGCTATCGCCCCTATCGCTCGGACCTCGTGCTCGACGTGCGCCAGATCCAGGTCGCGCTACGCAAGCTGCGCAGCTTCACGCGCGAGGGCGCGGAGGACGAGCTCGACATCGAAGCGACGATCGATGCGACGGCCAAGAACGCGGGCGAGCTGGAGATCGTGCTGAGACCGCCGCGACGATCCAACACCCGGGTGTTGCTGATGATGGACGTCGGCGGCTCCATGGACCCTTACGCGCACACCTGCTCGCAGCTTTTTTCTGCTGCCAAGCGGGCCAGCAACTTTCGCGAGCTGCGTACCCACTACTTCCACAACACGGTCTACGGCCGCGTGTACGGCACGGACGCGTTGATGGAACCCACCGACGTCAACCATCTGCTCGATCAGCTCAACCCCCGCTGGAAGGTGGTATTCGTCGGCGACGCGGCGATGGCACCCGGTGAGCTGCTCGGCACCGGCCCTTGGGGTGCGCCGGGCGGAATGAACGGCCTGGACTGGCTGATGCTCATCGCGAGCCGGTTCGAACGCTGCGTCTGGCTGAACCCCGACCCACCCAACTACTGGGGTGGTGGTACCTGCAAGGCCATCGGCGAAGTGTTTCCGATGTTTCCGCTCACCCTGGAGGGTCTGAGCGAAGCCATGGCCAGCTTGTCCAAAGCCCCGAAGCGTGGCGGACACTAA
- a CDS encoding transglutaminase-like domain-containing protein — MRPRRLLVQIFAVLCVTHAAAADGPVLHTFFEPDPEEDLALRATAAGGRMPAALDTPSGPVRAPDVNKAPDDSEVPYGGTSTPNSADATYRIDTDTTRPEVVSYDDPFIPAVTPFKRLFAYDEVDAELELVVRDRRLETITIGGAVQSGDDPFYADMVVDLAEDTPVRIPSVGPGARVLAASTQPPVKFEVQRDGADNWFIKASARKRVHLVMQLAIRRGTFGSDFAEVTWSHLAKHVNVPPASASQAAGEVLAKLGVSRALSPRQALQQLVQYFRAFAPTQARPGVRGVPLYKELALEQKGVCRHRAYAFVITAQTLGLPTRMVRNEAHAWVEVYDTNLWHRIDLGGAAGEMQTELDPNQPVHQPPEDPFAWPEGSESGQDMANRALGGGNGTPSTGGGSPQPSGSGSAAAPSPSAGTPLGALDGGASILPGTQDDGGVGSSSREEPDPRPAATLSVTASLSNARRGQPIPVQGQIQAEGKGCAGVRVDFALRAESGREIPIQSLAASPDGSYAGAIVVPPSVDVGDYELVVSTPGNLRCGKGETK, encoded by the coding sequence GTGCGCCCCCGTCGCCTGCTCGTACAGATCTTCGCAGTGCTTTGCGTGACGCACGCTGCGGCGGCCGACGGTCCGGTGCTGCACACCTTCTTCGAGCCTGACCCCGAAGAAGACCTCGCCCTGCGTGCGACGGCCGCAGGTGGGCGTATGCCCGCAGCGCTGGATACTCCGAGCGGCCCCGTGCGCGCGCCGGACGTCAACAAAGCTCCCGACGACAGCGAGGTGCCCTACGGTGGCACGTCCACGCCGAACAGCGCTGACGCCACCTATCGTATCGACACTGACACGACTCGACCCGAGGTCGTCAGCTACGACGACCCCTTCATTCCCGCCGTCACCCCCTTCAAGCGTCTGTTCGCCTACGACGAGGTCGACGCCGAATTGGAGCTCGTGGTTCGGGATCGCCGGCTCGAGACCATCACCATCGGTGGCGCGGTGCAGAGTGGTGACGACCCCTTCTATGCCGACATGGTCGTCGACTTGGCCGAGGACACACCGGTGCGCATCCCGAGCGTCGGCCCAGGCGCGCGAGTCTTGGCGGCCAGCACGCAACCTCCCGTGAAGTTCGAAGTGCAGCGCGACGGCGCTGACAACTGGTTCATCAAGGCCTCGGCGCGCAAGCGCGTCCACTTGGTGATGCAGCTCGCCATCCGGCGTGGAACTTTCGGTAGCGATTTCGCCGAAGTCACCTGGTCACATTTGGCCAAGCACGTGAACGTGCCTCCCGCGTCAGCGTCTCAAGCTGCTGGCGAAGTGCTTGCCAAGCTGGGTGTCAGCAGGGCGCTGAGCCCGCGACAGGCTCTGCAACAGCTCGTGCAGTACTTCCGCGCTTTCGCTCCCACCCAGGCCCGCCCGGGAGTGCGGGGCGTCCCGCTCTACAAGGAGCTGGCCTTGGAGCAAAAGGGCGTGTGCCGTCATCGCGCGTACGCCTTCGTCATCACGGCCCAGACGTTGGGCCTGCCAACCCGCATGGTGAGGAATGAAGCGCACGCCTGGGTCGAGGTCTACGACACCAACCTGTGGCATCGCATCGACCTGGGTGGCGCCGCTGGCGAGATGCAGACCGAGCTCGATCCCAATCAACCCGTGCATCAGCCACCGGAAGATCCCTTCGCTTGGCCTGAAGGCTCCGAGAGCGGCCAGGACATGGCGAATCGCGCTTTGGGTGGCGGCAATGGCACCCCCTCCACCGGCGGCGGCAGCCCGCAACCGAGTGGCTCGGGCAGTGCCGCGGCGCCGTCGCCATCAGCTGGGACACCTTTGGGCGCTCTCGATGGAGGCGCTTCCATTCTGCCCGGCACTCAGGACGACGGTGGTGTGGGCAGCTCGTCGCGAGAAGAACCGGACCCTCGTCCGGCGGCGACCCTCAGCGTGACGGCATCGCTTTCCAATGCGCGTCGCGGTCAGCCCATTCCCGTCCAAGGCCAGATTCAAGCCGAAGGCAAGGGCTGCGCGGGCGTGCGGGTCGACTTCGCGCTGCGTGCGGAGAGTGGTCGCGAGATCCCAATTCAGTCCTTGGCGGCCTCGCCCGACGGGAGCTACGCCGGGGCCATCGTCGTGCCGCCCAGCGTGGACGTCGGAGACTACGAACTCGTCGTGTCCACGCCCGGGAATCTTCGCTGCGGCAAGGGAGAGACCAAGTGA
- a CDS encoding protein kinase: MEHLNYPADVLGDREGATLANEESRAYLQSRVGLFAAVACLLVGAHYVAINSLRSFGGKPLSDWVNVTAATHLTTFATLLAFAAILRLRRFGVPVLAALDAAVVLCFVAGLTLLGYSARDSWAPEMVVMVGGTLALVARAMLVPSTAARTLGLGVVGGAIMIAGIFFISRAQTANHSPLYYAAVASSWAALSVAASVIASRILYGLRQQVHAAQALGQYVLGDKIGEGAMGVVYRAQHALLKRPTAVKLLRPELAKKRTVERFRREILLTARLEHPSTVAVYDCGQTREGALYYAMELLDGVDLHTMVLVHGPLEPERVVDILRQACGSLAEAHAAGLIHRDVKPGNMMLCRRGGAFDVLKMLDFGLVKESEGERVSADVSTETQIVGTPLFMAPEAIRAPEKVDARTDLYALGACAYFLLTGRHAFAGEEREEVFQRQLDEAPEPPSAYCDSAIPPMLDGLILACLAKKQEDRPASAQQLADALAEIRFDAPWTQARARTWWNEHRPQPGPEAQNASTTMMDPPRILAPDPHAATEPAVGSTMRSALPGRD; the protein is encoded by the coding sequence ATGGAACACCTGAACTACCCGGCAGACGTGCTTGGCGACCGCGAAGGCGCGACCCTGGCCAACGAGGAGTCGCGAGCCTACCTGCAGTCGCGCGTGGGCCTGTTCGCAGCGGTCGCGTGTCTACTGGTCGGTGCGCACTACGTGGCGATCAACTCCTTGCGCTCCTTCGGCGGCAAGCCGTTGTCGGATTGGGTCAATGTCACCGCGGCGACACATCTGACCACCTTCGCCACGCTGCTGGCCTTCGCCGCGATCTTGCGGCTTCGGCGCTTCGGCGTTCCCGTCCTTGCCGCGCTGGACGCGGCCGTCGTGCTCTGCTTCGTCGCTGGGCTCACGCTGCTCGGCTATTCCGCGCGCGACTCTTGGGCGCCAGAGATGGTGGTGATGGTCGGAGGCACCCTTGCTCTGGTCGCACGCGCCATGCTCGTGCCCAGCACCGCGGCGCGTACTCTCGGACTCGGCGTGGTCGGCGGAGCCATCATGATCGCCGGCATCTTCTTCATCAGCCGCGCGCAAACCGCGAACCACAGTCCGCTCTACTACGCCGCCGTCGCAAGCTCGTGGGCCGCTCTTTCCGTTGCCGCATCGGTGATTGCGTCGCGCATTCTCTACGGCCTGCGCCAGCAGGTGCACGCGGCGCAGGCGCTGGGACAGTACGTGTTGGGCGACAAGATCGGAGAGGGCGCCATGGGGGTGGTCTATCGGGCGCAACACGCGCTGCTCAAGCGCCCGACAGCGGTGAAGCTCCTGCGACCCGAGCTCGCGAAGAAGCGTACGGTCGAACGATTCCGTCGGGAAATCCTGCTGACGGCGCGGCTAGAGCATCCCAGCACGGTTGCAGTGTACGACTGCGGGCAAACCCGCGAAGGTGCGCTCTACTACGCCATGGAGCTCCTCGATGGCGTCGATCTCCACACCATGGTGCTCGTGCACGGGCCGCTGGAGCCCGAGCGCGTGGTCGACATCCTTCGCCAGGCCTGCGGTTCCCTCGCTGAGGCGCATGCGGCCGGGCTGATCCATCGCGACGTCAAGCCCGGCAACATGATGCTCTGCCGACGCGGTGGCGCTTTCGACGTGCTCAAGATGTTGGACTTCGGCCTGGTGAAGGAATCCGAAGGAGAGCGAGTTTCCGCGGATGTCTCCACAGAGACTCAGATCGTCGGTACTCCGCTGTTCATGGCGCCGGAGGCAATCCGCGCTCCAGAGAAAGTCGACGCGCGCACGGACTTGTATGCGCTGGGGGCGTGCGCCTACTTCCTGCTCACCGGGCGTCACGCCTTCGCGGGTGAAGAGCGGGAAGAAGTGTTTCAGCGCCAGCTGGACGAAGCACCCGAGCCGCCGTCTGCCTACTGCGACAGCGCGATCCCCCCGATGCTGGATGGGCTGATCCTGGCGTGCTTGGCAAAGAAGCAGGAGGACCGTCCTGCTTCGGCGCAGCAGCTCGCCGACGCCTTGGCCGAGATTCGATTCGACGCTCCTTGGACGCAAGCCCGCGCCCGCACTTGGTGGAACGAGCACCGGCCCCAGCCCGGACCGGAGGCGCAGAATGCCTCCACGACCATGATGGACCCGCCTCGCATTCTGGCACCAGATCCCCACGCAGCGACCGAGCCAGCCGTGGGCTCGACGATGCGCAGTGCCCTTCCCGGCCGTGACTGA
- a CDS encoding CBS domain-containing protein, with product MSQLTARELMTRDVIVVRDDWSVEQLKELLLSRSISGAPVVNGAGAFVGVVSLTDLSKNAPSSSAGQEDAHMHDFYVQALRSSVGPELARSMNLVADPEMTVKDIMTPVIFDVDVTASAPEIADKMLTGHIHRVFVTEAGKIVGVITALDMLRIIRDM from the coding sequence ATGAGCCAACTGACTGCCCGAGAGCTGATGACCCGCGACGTGATCGTCGTCCGTGACGACTGGTCCGTGGAGCAATTGAAGGAGCTACTCCTCAGTCGCTCGATTTCTGGGGCTCCCGTAGTCAACGGTGCGGGTGCGTTCGTGGGCGTCGTGTCGCTCACCGACTTGTCGAAGAATGCACCGTCGTCGTCCGCGGGCCAGGAGGACGCGCACATGCATGACTTCTACGTCCAAGCGTTGCGCAGCAGCGTGGGCCCGGAGTTGGCGCGGTCGATGAACCTGGTGGCCGATCCCGAGATGACCGTGAAGGACATCATGACACCGGTGATCTTCGACGTGGACGTGACCGCATCCGCGCCGGAGATCGCTGACAAGATGCTCACGGGGCACATTCACCGCGTGTTCGTCACCGAGGCGGGAAAGATCGTTGGCGTCATCACCGCCCTCGACATGCTCCGTATCATTCGCGACATGTGA